cactacatttagaggcaaatattgtactttttaaaaaatttaagtCAAAATGTAGTCAGAAGAAAAGATTCATTAATTtggttaaaatgtaattaaagtttttatagaaatcaattacaataatattattattaaattacaggtaactttattattattattattattattattattattattattattattattattattattatataacatgtacaattattattgttaaattattataattggaAATTTTCTGATATGAAAACTTACacacttttttattgtaaaaaaaaaagaagacaacccgcaagaacagagaaaattaataaaatataataatgataaaataaaaaaataaaaaaagattaattattAGGTGAAGATAAATaggtacataaataaaaagaagatgaataaatacaataaaataaaatatatcgtAATATAAACTGAggggaaagagaagagaaagagaaaataataataataataataataataatagataattaAATACAGGATGCTCAGTGTGGTCACTAAAAATTtgatgaaataattttttttaaattgttgttgATGCTGTTTTTCCTCTGCAGGCTCTGCACATCACGGCCGGGCTGCTGCACGTGGCCCTGGGAGCGATCCTGCTCAGCCTCCATGGCGTCTCCCTGCTGGAGGAGATCTGGTTTCCTTTCTGGGTGGCAGCAGTGGTGAGCATGATCCgtggaaatttttttttttttttttaagttttatggTGAACAAAATGCTTGGATTTTAATATGATCCTAGAAAAACGCTTGATTTTTGAACATAAAGTGGTGTCATTTACCACCAAAACTCATTTAATATTCAACATTACCtttaaagtagttaaaaagtaCTTGATGTTTGCTCTTAAAACACAGTtcaccctttatcaggcaaagaactttatttggtaacttcaggtaatatttcgagaaaaaagttgcaaatttactagattaaagtggcaaatctacgagaaaaaaagttgcagatttaagagatttaaagtggcaaatctgcgcgaaaaaagttgcagatttacgagaaaaaagtggaaaaaagctatttttttcctcccagattcaccactttaaatctcataaatctacacatttttttctcgtagatttgcctctttaaatctcgtaaacttttttctcaaaatattatctcatatgtttttttttacacattctggctgtatgtaataccctccaatattctctagggttgaaatttggaatttgcaagtatttcaatgagtgtcctattaagggttaaagtggtgaatctgggagaaaaaagttgcttttttttcccacttttttctcataaatctgcgactttttccgcacagatttgccactttaaatctcttaaatctgctactttttttctcgtagatttgccactttaatctagtaaatttgcaacttttttctcgaaatattacctgaagttaccaaatatagttctttgcctgataaagggttaaaccctttgtgtttgttcttttttatttccaacAGAATTTCCCTAAAAATGTACATCtcccaaacaaaagacaaatagaAATGTACTGTTCCAAAAAGATCTATATAACAGCTTTTCTCCTAAGGGTCTGAGAGTCTGAGCctcaaatcacatgaaatcaacTACCTGAAAACCTGATACCTCAAAATCAATTACCTGTGTCCAATCCAAGCACATTTTAATGGATTGGTATTGGCTGATTAAGGCTAAATGTTCCTGTACTGTTGTTTGAATACCTTTAAGAACTTTCTCTGGACGTTTTAATCTATTAGTTTTAagattacgttaaaaaaaatgggTTGCTTTGTCGTGTTTGGTTGTAAGAATAAAAGTTtaaagattttgttttttgtctttttctagtttATATTGTGCGGCATCGTTTGTATTTTGTCTGAGAAGTTCCCCACTCCATGTCTGGTGAGTAATTCATCTTTATGACACACTCACGTTGtcttaaaacaacttttttcatttttatttgtcatctCTCGTTcttgatttatttcattttttaaaacaatatgagTAAATACGAGTAAATTAGGTCTATTTCCATGCTGAATTATGTCTcaaaagttgttgcagcaaatcTTTGGGGTTGATACAATTtcttacacagatttggtgctaaatttgaccatttttaagaGCTGAAGAATGGATACAAATGTTGAAAAATCCCTCCAGAATCCCACATTcagcagagaaaaatccatgctgtgatttggtttcagaaacttttttgtagatttgtgtattttgtgcacttgtgttgtgttgcctgctgagaaagccccttattgtgaatctagtgtctcagccatccgtcctctgaatgctccaggtctctagtttgtggttgtaaagtttcatgaggctgtgattatcctagaggtcacagcagctcattttatacactgagctcaagttttagtcactaacatcatcacacaggaagaaaattgggctcattgaatccacaagagtctcagctttccagtcagacccgatttatgcagctcacagactgtttagggaccccaggatccacaaagattcacatacaagaggacacaataacacatgtatatgcatgtaatctgcataaagtgggcatgtttctAAAGTGGAGAATAGTGGGTACACATAGAACCTGTTTccttcagatatcttgaggtcggAGGTCAAGGGGATGCTTTAAAAATTCTCATTTGGGCTCCTTGAAtgcacaagagtctcagctttccagtcagacccgatttatgcagctcacagactgtttagggaccccaggatgcacaaagattcacctATAATAGGccaaaattacacatttaatgcacattttgcCCTAAACTGCAGGgaatcagcataaagtgggcatgtctgtaaagaggaaagTTATGGGTACCCAAataacccattttcattcagatatcttgagctcaagggacccctttggggactaacatcatcacacaggaagaaaattgggctcattgaatccacaagagtctcagctttccagtcagacccgatttatgcagctcacagactgtttagggaccccaggatgcacaaagattcactcATAATAGGccaaaattacacatttaatgcacattttgcCCTAAACTGCAGGgaatcagcataaagtgggcatgtctgtaaagaggagagtcATGTGTACCCAAATAACccgttttcattcagatatcttgaggtcggAGGTCAAGGGGGCTCTGTAAAAACGGCCCTTTGGACTCCTTGAAtgcacaagagtctcagctttccagtcagacccgatttatgcagctcaaagactgtttagggaccccaggatgcacaaagattcacatataACATGACTAATTTAACTTCATGCCTCttgccccaaactgcatgggattggtattatatatatattaatttcctggcgtgtttgtcttttatttttcaggtcaTCTTCAACGTGATCCTGAACTCAGCAGGAGTTCTTTTTGCCATTGCAGCCATCGTTCTCTACAGCTTCAACGCGGCGTACATAGAGATGTCGTGGATATGTCACAATGCGGATGATTTCAGCTTTGGTACGACGACGCCATCTCCGTCTCCACGGGAACGGTTCCTGATGGAGAGGTGCAAGATCGGGGAAGATGTATCTTTGGTAAGAGCGGGAAACGTGATCTCAGCagtcaaaatacttttttaattgtttaacagatattgttttaaaagttcTGTTTAGGTTTACACAGGAATCTGAAGCTGTTTTCTGTgcttcaaagccaccaggctcctttgacaaaaactgtaattttacctcacagaacacaggaagTGCCTCAATCAGATAGTTTGTTAGTGTTATTGCAATTCGATACAAAATTCtttataaagcatttaaaaataacagTGTTGAagttggtaacttcaggtaatatttagagaaaaaaattgcaaatttactagattaaagtgtcaaatctataagaaaaaaagtcgcagatttaagagatttaaagtggtgaatctgtgcgaaaaaagtcgcagatttccgaggaaaaagtgggaaaaaagaaaaaaaaaacattttttctgtcagattcaccactttaaatctacgcatttttttcttgtagatttgacactttaatcttgtaaacttctttctcaaaatattattttcatatgttttttttcacacattctggcagtatgtaatatcccccaatattctctagggttgaaatttggaatttgcatgtatttcaatgagtgtcctattaagggttaaagtggtgaatctgcgagaaaaaagttgcttttttcccacttttttctcataaatctgcaacttttttcgcacagatttgccactttaaatctcttaaatctgcaactttttttcttgtagatttgccactttaatctagtaaatttgcaacttttttctctaaatattacctgaagttaccaaatatagttctttgcctgataaagggttaacgaCAGTTTTCTCATAAGTTGATagatttcttgtcattttgacatGAGATGAggatttctttttctgtgtgtaattattaaataaataacggtgtttgtgtgtgaccaGATGCTGATGCGAGCCGTGAACATCGTGGTGATCATCGTGTCGTTCCTGCAGCTCTGCCTCGCCGTCAGCTCGTCCGTTCTGGGGATCAAAGCTCTGAGGAGCCGCGAGACGGGAGACGACAAGGTCGGGTTAAAAAATCATAATCTGATCTGGTGAATTCGTTCCTTTTCCATTGAaatgttcttctttttaattgttatttttgtgtcttattttttatctatttatttatatccttttcttagatgttttttttaaccctttatcaggcaaataactatatttggtaacttcaggtaatattttgagaaaaaagttgcaaatttactagattaaagcggcaaatctacaagaaaaaagttgcagatttacgagaaaatgATCAAGGGTTAATCTCTTTAATACATTCttaatttacagtttttatctattttatttatttttcttctgattattattattattattattaataattattatctgATTCTTTAATACATTCTTAACTCactattttaagtatttttttaacctttagctgatttttttatattgtattttttatcaagtacattttttaatacatttaatttgtttttaatgatttttttcactttcttctgatttttattatttatcttttttaaatacattctaaatgttttattttgatctattaatttattctagttattatttttaatctttttttaatacgtTCTTAACTCCCTCTTTTAActattcttttttctgtttaattatacatttttttaatcaaatacattttttgatgcactcttaatttatttatttttttccttttcttctgattattgttttaattttttatatccACGTCAAATAAAAGACTTGACTAACTTATGAGTAACTTTTTCATTGAATACTTTCATCCTGTTACTTCAGTGGAGTTTCTGATGGTTGCTgatattatttttctctttttaacagATCGGTGACCCTGAACTCTGCAAACCGCTGCTACAGGAAGTCTCCGAAACCTCCACAGCATAAAGAGACCTGCTTTTATACCGTTTATGTTTCCTTGACTGTTTGTTTGATTCATTCAGCTGGTTCATTCGCTGACAAAACGTCTTTTTTCCTGCATGGTCGCTTAAAAAcgtatattttttggtaataaaATGCACTAAACTTTAAATGCTGCTGTAAAAACTGCTCCCTTTTATTATGATCTTCTATGGAATAATGCCTCTGGAGTTTTTCTTAAGTTAACACATTGTCtagggctaaactaaatattaaggaaatcaaataaatgtcatacaaatttgtttaagtaaatacataaagacttttcttttcactgtagctgttttcagactgctgagggtttctcttaaagttgttaagaaatatgagaagaaatccaagaactttgttttcaagaatctcgtTTGTTGTCAAGTTCTAAGGAAAAAActtaaagttaagaaaaaacaaaagaaaagataagaatttcttcatgaaaaccaaatcttcttaacttttgtcttaagagcaaagttgagaaaaaagtggcacttgagaagcatttttttcttaagaatgctttgttATTAGGGTAGTACAGGGTTTCTAATATTGTTGTCTTCCTTAGAATGTACAAGAGactttgtttctgtttacaTTGCTATGTGGGGGAGAAAAAGTGTATATGATGTGAAtgtttatatattgtatttttttcaataaaaaaaaattgatcacaaaaaaaaaagaatgttttgtTATTCTGGCCCCAGATCGTTAGACTCAGCTGTTTTATCGGAgcaaacagaaatctaaaacattcaggacactttcagctcattttctgcTCCATGTGCTTTtgtatagtttgtttttttaaatgcaattcctcagtttcattcattcatctgatttattttacttaatgtttttttacttactaAAATTAGATTGCAATCAAATTTGcactttaaatattaatatataaatatcatatatacaCAATTGTAACTCTTTGCTGCTGAACTCTGAggctttattctttttttttttttaccagtctTACTCCACTtcagcttgtttttatttacccaTTCTCATGACTCTTTAATGACTCTtaatcatatttaaatgtgtactttaAATGACTTTGTTGTATTAATATGCTACATCAATAACGTTCCTAAATTCTTTGGAAGAGCTGAAGTTGGTTTCTTTTGCAGTAAAACCTCAAATTTAATGTGTTCTTGCACAAGGCTTGTTTGTTTCCGTTTTAATGGAtatcttaaaaataatatacacatatgtaaGAAAGTTTCAcagtcaaaagctgcagaaaagcTGGTAAATTAGCCTcgactttaaaacattttgttcacaAGTTAACTCAACATAAAAACTTCTGACTGTTTCGGAAAATCATGAGaaacaaaactgttttattacacCTTTATTATTGTAACCAAATGTGATTAGAATTATTTACAATttcaataacataaaaaaagaagaaaaaaaaaaagaaacagacatgAAAGAGGCGACTTATTTCTTCTCTCTGGGGAAAGATGACTTGAAACGATCTACAGCAACAAAACTACCAAGACTCAATCCACGTATTTTCCGAGGATGTCTCCGTCACGGAACAAGAAATAATCCTGCaggacagaagaagaaaacgaGACGTTAATAACTGAAGAGCAGCAGGAAACAGACGTGACGAGCCGAGAGGAGAAGACGTTTCACCTTGTCGTCCAGGTTGACTTTAGTTCCTCCGTACTCCGGCAGCAGGACTTTCTCTCCGACCTTCACGCTGACCGGGAGCAGGTTCCCCTTCtgcaaaaaacatcaaacaactgTAAAATACCAGAACtctcatataaatattaaactaaGTCACATAAATAAATCCAACTTAATTATTACCCTACAATTAATGTAATTGTTGCACTATAATTAATGTTATTGCCCTAGAATACATTAATTCTTGCACtataattaatttgtttattgcATTCTTACTAATGTAACCATTGGCCTAGAATAAgtttattattgcactataatCAATGTAACTGTGCAAACTTCCCTGCTGCTGTTACCTGAATGAACAACGAACAATTTCGGAGAAAAGGTTACCAGTTAAATGCAATggtataaaataattatatcatAACAATTAATGTAATTATTGCATTATAACTAATGTAATTATTGCCCTAGAATAAATCtattattgcactataataAGTAATTATTGCActtaaataaaactatatttgCCCTGTAATAAGTGTAATTCCTGCACTAAAATATATGCAATTACTCCACTAGAATAAAAGTTATTATTGCAGCagatgaaatgtatttattgtgctagaattaatgtaattattGCATTATAACTAATGTAATTATTGCCCtagaataaatgtattattgcactataatCAATGTAATCATTGCACTATAATAAGTGTAATTATTGCActtaaataaaactatatttgCCCTATAATACATGTAATTCCTGCACTATAATAAGTTTAATTATTGCActtaaataaaactatatttgccctataataaatgtaattccTGCactaaaatatatgtaattactCCACTAGAATACAAGTTAATATTGCAGtagattaaatgtatttattgtgctAGAATTAATGTAATTATGGCAATGGTATAAAATAATCATATCATTACAATTAATGTAATTATTGCATTATAACTAATGTAATAATTGCCAtagaataaatgtattattgcaCTACATGTATTGTTGATTATtgcataataatacatttaaatattgctTTAGTATTAAtgcaattactccactacaaacaAATGTCATTTCTGCACCCCAGTGAACATAACTGCACTAGTTTACATGTAATTATTGGGCCGGGGACAGGCGCTGGGATATGTTAGAGCaactgttctcaaccttggggtcccaaccccaattggggtcgcgagatgatttctgggggtcgccaaatcattttggaagtcagctctgtctccactgtgttaaagtgttcatgtgctaatgtgttaaagtctttttggtcacttaatgtctttttttggtcattttgtgtgttttttttttgtcattttgtgtcttttttggtcattttgtgtctttttttggtcattttgtttcctttttttggtcattttctgtctttttttggtcattttctgtcttttttttggtcattttgagtcttttttggtcattttgtgtctttttttggtcattttgtgtcttttttggtcattttgtgtcttcttttggtcattttgtttcttttttgggtgatctggactgtgcatgtgagattcttttcagtgagcgggggtcgcggacaacatgcatgttaaattgggggtcgcgactcaaaaaggttgagaactactgtgttaGAGGGCCTGCTCCTGTCCCATCAGACTCCTGCAGGTGATCTCTCACCTGGTTGACGGCGCCGGGTCCGACCGCCACCACCGTGGCCTGCACCACTTTGCCCTGCGCCTTCTCCGGCAGCATGATGCCGCCCTTCGTCACCGTCTCGGCGGTGAAACGCTCCACCAGCACGCGGTCGAACAGCGGCAGGAATCTCCTGAAGGCCTGAaggtgaaaacacacagaaaaccccacgttaataatagtaaataacatTTAGTTACAACACTGAATAAAGACTTTGGTTCCTGTAAGAACTCAACCggaccaccagggggcgctctGCACACACAACCCACAGACATCAGACTTCACATGCTGATGAAATACTTATATTTCTATATGACTTTATGGAACATAAGTAgagtaaaaaattgaataaataagagattttacttttattttccaattttttaATAAGTTACTTTTGACTTACATTTTTAATCTTACTGTTGCCATCTCTAACTTAATTTGtaacctcttttttttgttaattattataattttcttaattcagcttttttaaatttatactTAATATTTCACCATAAGAATCTGTCCATGTTTACAGATATTTAGCTTTGtccaatttaattaaaaactaaacttctTATCTGTGTAAAAATCTGTTATCTTATCTGTGTGAAAATTGCACAAGCTACTAGTTAAGTTTAAACGtttttaaataactaaaaaaatcctggaaaaatatttataaattatttattttctatttaacatTTCTATCTCTCCATTtactgcagtattttttttaacctatgttaatatttcattaaataaaaatggaggaaaaaaatcctggtaaaatactttttatttcttttttttgtgtttaattgtatttatttattattcatgtatttttcaaagtatgtccttttaatttaatatttatatctcTCTATTTACAGcagtatttctttaaaaaataaaattggaaaaatatttataaattatttattttctatttaacatTTCTATCTCTCCATTtactgcagtattttttttaacctatattaatatttcattaaataaaattgGAGGAAAACAATCCtggtaaaatactttttatttatttttttgtgtttaattttatttattattcatgtatttttttaagcatgtcctttttatttaatatttctatCTCTCCATTTACAGcagtatttctttaaaaataaaattggaaaaatatttatgaattatttattttctatttaacatTTCTATCTCTCCATTtactgcagtattttttttaacccatgttaatatttaattaaataaaattggaggaaaaaaatctttttattctcTCCATTTACAGCAGTATatctttaaaactaaaattgggggggggggggggaagaaataaaaaaaggaaaaaagccgAAGCTCAGAGTTTAGATAAAGTTTTTAAACACTGAAAATCTTCTGGGTAGAATGGAGGAATGTTTAACCAGCAGTTGGAAAAGGGgggaaggtaaaaa
This sequence is a window from Centropristis striata isolate RG_2023a ecotype Rhode Island chromosome 10, C.striata_1.0, whole genome shotgun sequence. Protein-coding genes within it:
- the LOC131978757 gene encoding membrane-spanning 4-domains subfamily A member 15-like, with the translated sequence MSVTVTKSDGVSVLTVTSDPKSVCPPVCQVLRSLCYSPEGCSVSQQLRRLLGSSQSLLGALHITAGLLHVALGAILLSLHGVSLLEEIWFPFWVAAVFILCGIVCILSEKFPTPCLVIFNVILNSAGVLFAIAAIVLYSFNAAYIEMSWICHNADDFSFGTTTPSPSPRERFLMERCKIGEDVSLMLMRAVNIVVIIVSFLQLCLAVSSSVLGIKALRSRETGDDKIGDPELCKPLLQEVSETSTA
- the hspe1 gene encoding 10 kDa heat shock protein, mitochondrial, yielding MAFRRFLPLFDRVLVERFTAETVTKGGIMLPEKAQGKVVQATVVAVGPGAVNQKGNLLPVSVKVGEKVLLPEYGGTKVNLDDKDYFLFRDGDILGKYVD